The genome window TCCCTCTTCTCCCCATCATTTCCTGTCCTCCCTCTAATATTTCTATCAGTGAAGGGAGAAAAcattgttaaaatgtaaaaattaatgatCTGATGCCTGAAAAATTATGCAGGAAGGCATCAAGTCACCTCAGAATCTTTACGTTTATGTAATTTTTGATAGTGTCTGATAGAGGTAAAGCAGTAAATTGGCTTTTAAATGTCAATTTCCttcctcctttttttttaaaagttatgatagtattatattcattacatattaGCTTGGTTTATATCTTAAGCTTCTAGACCATTATGGGTGAAAAAATTGACATGGGTGGCTgtagctcagttggtagagcaggtcggccactaatcgtagggttggtggttcgaatcccggcccacacgactccatatgccgaagtatcattgggcaagacactgaactccaagttgctcccaatggcaggctagcaccttgcatggcagctctgccaccatttgtgtatgaatgtgtgtgtgagtgtgagtgaatgttaccattgaataccgttaaggttaaaaaggcggtATATAAGTGCATTTACTTATAACTCATCAGTATTGCAGCTGCCTTTGTTTTCGTACACAGCCATAGCATAATCTACAATAGAAATGATGGAccattacatatacagtataaaaacaattctgGTGTGAAAACTCCCACCTTGCATGCCTCCTCCGAGGCATGCAAAATATGACCTTGCTGTAAATCCTCAACACCAGACAGAATTAGGAGCTACTCAGGTCAGGGCTGATTCTGTTTTAAAGCTCTGTCTGAAACCAAAGCCCCACCAGGTGGACCATATATTTACACAAGGCCGTAATCAATTAGCGTGTTGCTATTGTCGCTGTGTCATTGATTAATTCTGGTAATAAACAGTGGGCccctctctctgtgctggtgagGGGACGCTTGCATGGAGAGGAGGCTCTGATTTGATTTGTATTAATTGTGGAGCGGCTGGCGGTGCGGCTGAACCCCATATGTTTCGGAGATGCGGATCCCCAGAGCCCAGAGCCACAGTGACTCAGGGCTGAGGCCAGGTGCAGCTGCTTGGTGTGAAATGAAGGGAGACAATACAATTAGCCGTGCATAATCGAGAGGTTTCGTGCGAACTCCGCCTGCAGACGATTGGCCCTGTTTCACAAACAAGCCATCCATTCAGCCTCTTCCCTTTTTCTCCCTTTAATTTTTGTTTCTCCACTATGTTGTTTAGATAATGAAGTAGTAACAGTGATCAATCAACACCAGGGTAGTGCTTCTTTGACACATAAGCCCCAGGGCACAATTTAAAAGGCAGGCTGCAGTGACACTTTGTACAACTGTTAAAAACTTTGTGTTTGCTTATTCATTAAATTTGGCTGCATGTAAAGCAAATTACCAGCATAACTGGTCATTTTAAATGGTTCAATGGCATACCATGCACAATACAGATTATTTTATGTTTGCTGATACACATGCTTTTTTCTGTAATGTATTTAAACCTCAGGTCAAAGACAAGCACTGTGTGGTGGTCGTCAGTGGTCACATGGTGACTGAAGGCGTGCTGTTGTTTGGGAAAGCTGACCTCTACATATGTGAAGGTTTCACATTGACCTCCACAGGAGATGTTTGCTGTAGAATCAGACCAAGTAAAGCTACTGCTTTCTCTTAGCACTACTCTCCAGCAAGCTGTCTTTAGTGTCTACTCAACATCTTGCAGTAAAATGGGGTTCAAAAGTATTAGGCCACTAGTGTAAATACCtctgttttgcattattttcttatttaatatttgtttgtttttttaatgattattattgCAAATTAATTATTGCAAGCAAaacagtttgtgtttgtgtgaaaacagTTTGTGTGAAAAGATGAAGGAATAATATTCATGTGCTTcgctgaaagaaagaaagaaacctgACATTTCTTACAAAATAGTTAACAtggtcaaatgtttttatttgatcaGTGACATATGACAGTGACAGTGACAGTGAATATTTTACATCAAACTttgtttcaaatatttaaaaatcctaaaacattttaatctagCTTTTTAATGTGAACCCTTTTGAACCCCTTTGTACCAATGCATATTACATACATTGAGTATACATATACAAATGCACATACTTTACAACTACAGTACATACATATAATAGtatgcatatacactcactgagcaatttattaggaacacctgtacacctacttattcatgttatcatctaatcaaccaatattgtggcagcagtgcaatgcataaaaccatgcagacatgggtcaggagattcagttaatgttcacatcaaccatcggaatggggaaataatgtgatctcagttatttcgaccatggcatgattgttggtgccagatgggctggtttgagtatttctgtaactgctgatctcctgggattttcatgcacaacagtctttagagtttactcagaatggtgccaaaaacaaaaaattataaaatcctGTGAGTGgaagttctgcagacggaaaagCTTTGTTGCTGAGAGacgtcaatggagaatggccagacttgttcgagctgacagaaaggctgtggTAACTCGGATAAttactctgtataattgtagtgagcagactagcatctcagaatgcacaacacgttgaacctttaggcaaatgggctacaatagcagaagaccacatcgggctctttattaggaccatagtgttcgtaataaagtgctcagtgagtgtatataattaCTGATAATTGATTGTATTAGTTAAACATGGTAAAGGTATTATGTTTACCTTATAAAATAATTCCTatctatgttttatttatttgtgaatggGTATCTCAGAagcttatgttttttttaatgtattatagtGTGAGAGACTCATATATTTGCAACATGATGAATAAAGAGAAAAGCTCTTTGAGGACGAGCTGCAAGGCCAATTTTATGCaagtttgtttaattatttttttgtttttttcttgtcttAATGATGCTTCAGGACAATGCACTGGAAATATTCTTGAAGAACAGGACTTCAGTGTTCATTATATTCTTCAACGCCATCACGCCAATGCCTATAAAAGGTAAAGTGGGAGTGTTTCTGCTGTGTGCTTGTAAAGAAATGTGTATGAGTTTTTACAGAGCAAATTGATTTCTCTCTATTTGTCCTATTTCCAGGCTTTGTGCTGTGGTCTCCTCATTAAAGGGAACAGGCATCTCAGAGAATGTCCTTAATGTGAGGTGATTGTCAAAACAGTGAACAAAATGCCATTATCTACCAGTTCTCCCAGACAGCTGCCACTATGTTGGGAGAGACTGTGATACTTCTCTATAGAAACAGACAGTGTTTTGTTGTTTCAAAGTTTTCAGAAAAGGCAGTCTTGTATGTGTATGGTTAAAGATTGACAGGAAGAATCTCAGTCCCCTAAACAATGTAAAGGCATTACACCGAAAGTTACAGTTACAGCATCTTCAGCACTTTCTACCAATTAAAAAAGCCTCTGTAACTTTAGTCATAAGCAGCCAATACATCTCACCATTTTATAGCTTTTAATTGTCTGAAAAAGTTTTGTTATCTTTCTTCTTATTCAttgttttagattttgttttggttCAAACTACTACTCCTTTACTTACCATTAAAACTAAACTTAGTTTTATCATGTTTAGTTTTTCTGAATAGTTAATGGACTTATATCAGAATTGTCCTTTTTTTGAATATAGCAATTCCACAACGGTTTTTTATTCAGCATCAatattttagattaaaatgtacatgGGAAAATCTGTATTTTATTTGCTGTCAATAGTCACCAACTGTTTCAACATTCTTAATCAACTTTTTGCtctcactagttcattttaaatagtcCTATTGtacacaaatattccatgtagtctctcagtTAATATGGAAATgtgcaaaataattaaaaaaagatttagaaaatgttgttaaaaatagTTTACCCGTATCAGCTTCAAGTCCAGAATTTGATATCATCAATAATTTTATCATACAGCAAGAAATGAGATTTGATGCATACTGTTGACAAAGTTTTGTTTAATGAAAATACAGAAgattcaaatgttaaaatattgttagCATTACTTATAAGGGTTGATAAAAGCCCCTTTATTGATATCTCCAGCAGGTCTGCCGTGTTCCTTATGGGAGATTTGAGGTGAGATATTAGTCTGCAGTCGCCAATTTTCTTGATTCCCTTGTGCTACTGAATTTGGTGACATTAGCCCTGAAAAATAACTCTTAATTTGTGACCTATCAAAAAGCCTTTTCCTTTTAAAACTTTGACACTCCTCCTTACATCTCTCTAGACAAGGTTGGCACAAATATCCCTCTCTTACCAAATACAGATTTCCCATGGTCTTTACAGTGTCTAAGTCTTTGATGTTACCCTGTGTGTAGGCCACAGGGTTGCATTTGGTTTTTAGCTTCCTCAAGTTGGGCAGCATATGGATGCACTCGGGTACCTCTGTGAGCATGTTATCAAAAAGGCCCAGCTCTGTCAGGTTTGTCAGAGCAACCAAGGTGGGAGGGAGACTGGTCAGATGGTTCATACCCAAGTTAAGGACCTGGAGGTTTCTCAGACTTCCTATTTCAGGTGATAAACCAGCAGAGTCTATTTTGTTGTTACAGAGGTTGAGGTGGCACAGAGATCCCAAGCGTCCAATGCTTTCAGGCAGCTCCTCGATCTGGTTGCTGTGAAGATCTAGCCAACGGAGACCGGTGAACTGTCTGATGAAATCTGGGATTGTTTTTAACTTGTTCC of Xyrauchen texanus isolate HMW12.3.18 chromosome 20, RBS_HiC_50CHRs, whole genome shotgun sequence contains these proteins:
- the lrrc18a gene encoding leucine-rich repeat-containing protein 18 gives rise to the protein MAKGKKAGAAQGTKITLKMAKNALRVTPEGKLRLDLSNAGITTFPKCLLKLSNIEELDLSRNKLKTIPDFIRQFTGLRWLDLHSNQIEELPESIGRLGSLCHLNLCNNKIDSAGLSPEIGSLRNLQVLNLGMNHLTSLPPTLVALTNLTELGLFDNMLTEVPECIHMLPNLRKLKTKCNPVAYTQGNIKDLDTVKTMGNLYLVREGYLCQPCLERCKEECQSFKRKRLFDRSQIKSYFSGLMSPNSVAQGNQENWRLQTNISPQISHKEHGRPAGDINKGAFINPYK